In Candidatus Neomarinimicrobiota bacterium, the genomic window ACATGACCGACAGGATCAGACTCACGATAGAAGTACCAATAACAGCCAGGAGCAGGTCTTTTTGACTAACAGCAAAGATGGCTGCTCCGACCAAAATTAGTGCCAGTAAGGGAATCACAATAACGAATGCATCACTCATAAATCTTTCTCCATTTTCTCTTTCATAGTGTCATAGGCATCAAAACCAGACTTGCTGAAGGGCTTGATGCCGGCTCTATGAGATCCACGAGCCAGGGCGTGTGAACTGATTGGGTTTGAAATGGCTATAAAGAGGGCAATGATCACGGTTTTAGTGAAAAATTCAGGTTGAATGAGTCCCACACCAATGATCATACTCAAAGCACCCAGGGTGGTTGCTTTGGTGCCAGCCTGCATCCGTGAATAGATATCAGGTAAACGATAGATTCCCAAGGCACCCAGGAATAAGAACACGCTTCCCACGGCAACCATTATATGTCCAATGATAGAAAGGGTTATCATAAGCCACCCTCCAAATATCGGGCAATGGTCAGGACCCCGACAAAGCCCAGAACACCATAGATCAGCGAAACATCCAGGTAGATGGCGCGGTCAAAAAAGAGGCTTAGGAATACAAGTCCGGCAGTGCTAATGATGGTGAGCACATCTAATGCGACCACGCGATCTGATGGGGTGGGTCCTTTAACAAAGCGGATACTTACCAGCAGGATCCCTAGAGCTAAAAACACCAAGACAATATATATCATTCAAAAATCTCCTGCAGAACGGGTTCGAATTTTCCAGCAATTGCTTGACGGGCTTCTTCCGGGTCTGTTGATTCTGAGTTCAGCCAGTGGATATAGAAGGTGTTATCGATCACATCGACGGTCAAGGTTCCAGGTGTCAGGGTTATGGTATTGGCGAGGATCAATCGGCCCATTTCAGATTTCAGTTTGGTTTTAAATTCAACTATCTCAGGATTGATCGGCATCTTGGGATTGATGACCCGCAGGGCAACATCAATATTGGATTTGATCAATTCAACCAAAAATACCAACAGATATTTAACAATATATGCTAATTTTCTTGGAGTGAACAGATTTAGACCTTCATGGGTGAAGGTTCGAAAGGCATAGATGGCGATGATCAGACTGATCCCAGCCCCGGTCACCAGTTCCATACTATCCAGCGTACCTGTAAACCCTATCCAGAGTAGCATTAACATTCCCCAGGTAAAAATAAAACGACTCATGATATCCTCATCGCCTTCAAGATTAATAACGCTAGCTGCGTCAGGAGCTGTGCGCGTGCACATTTTATGCCACCTAGCAAACATTGCTTAGAAATAATTGATGTGGGTGCAGTAATTATGAAAATCAACTACTGATTTGTGCAAGAACCTGAGTGAACAGAATAAACCTTAATAAATGCCTCGATTTTTTGCATTGCATTCATTTGCAGTTCGCTTATGATAGCAGGAATTATGAAATGAGGTGGAAGAGGGGATGCAGGATCAATTACGCAGGACAGTAGAAGCATTGGCAGCACCGGGAACTCGCCAGGTGGGTAGCCATGGTCATGAATTAGCAAAAAACTATCTGATAGAACGCCTGAACTCTGCAGATTTACAACCGTATGCAGGTGATAATTACACCTTGCCTTATCGGGTTGAAACTACAGGATACACAAACCTGGCTGGCGTTTTACCTGGAAGGGATCGGCAATCAGCACCAATTTTACTGATGGCTCACTACGATACGTGTGGTGATCAACCTGGAGCTGATGACAATGCCGCCGCTATTGCCACCTGGTTGTCCGTTCTGCAGATCTTGAAGCAGAAGCGGTTACAGAGAGATGTGATCCTGCTTTTTCCGGATGCTGAGGAACCGCCCCGTTTCCTGACAGAACATATGGGTTCTGTCAATTTCTATGAGAAGCAACTTCAACAGAGCATTCATGCTGGACTGGTTTTGGATCTGGTGGGACACGATGTTCCCTTGGAAGGTATGGAAGACTTGGTCTTTGTTTTTGGAGCTGAAAGCCACAAGAGTATGGCTGATCTCCTGCTTGATGTAAAACTTCCAGTTGGCCTGAGAAACATTGCCACTCTGAATCGCTATGTGGGTGACCTCAGTGATCACCATGTTTTACGGGAAAACAAACAACCCTATCTGTTTTTCACCTGTGGCCGCTGGGAACATTACCATCAGGAATCGGATAAGCCGGAACATTTAAATTATGCCAAGATGGAGCGAATAGTTCAATACCTGACAAATCTGATCGAGCAATTGGATGGCCGTGAATTTGGATCGGCTGGTTTCAATCATGATCCCATAGAAATGGAATTGCAGCTGTTGAACCGGGCGATCGGTCCCTATCTGGAGCAGGCAGGAATTCCCATGAATAACAGGGGAGATGTCCAGCGTTTTGTGCTGGGCTGGGCGAAGCAGCATCAACTCTAAACTCAAGTTGACTTAACACTAGAGTTAATCTGCCAGATATTGCTCAAAGCCGGAGGTCATATACTCTTTGAAGGAACCATCTTTTTCTCTGGTGATCAGTAAACCTTCAGCATCGGGGAAATCCTCGAGCCAGCTTAGACCTGCTTCAGAGCCCATGACCATCACCGAAGTAGAGAGTCCGTCAGCGACCAGGCAACTCTGATGAATTACTGTCACGGCTGCCAGATTGTGATTAAT contains:
- a CDS encoding hydrogenase subunit MbhD domain-containing protein; translated protein: MSDAFVIVIPLLALILVGAAIFAVSQKDLLLAVIGTSIVSLILSVMFFILQAPDVALTEAAIGVALTTIIFIITIKKTTRYEE
- the mnhG gene encoding monovalent cation/H(+) antiporter subunit G; this translates as MITLSIIGHIMVAVGSVFLFLGALGIYRLPDIYSRMQAGTKATTLGALSMIIGVGLIQPEFFTKTVIIALFIAISNPISSHALARGSHRAGIKPFSKSGFDAYDTMKEKMEKDL
- a CDS encoding monovalent cation/H+ antiporter complex subunit F, whose translation is MIYIVLVFLALGILLVSIRFVKGPTPSDRVVALDVLTIISTAGLVFLSLFFDRAIYLDVSLIYGVLGFVGVLTIARYLEGGL
- a CDS encoding Na+/H+ antiporter subunit E; protein product: MCTRTAPDAASVINLEGDEDIMSRFIFTWGMLMLLWIGFTGTLDSMELVTGAGISLIIAIYAFRTFTHEGLNLFTPRKLAYIVKYLLVFLVELIKSNIDVALRVINPKMPINPEIVEFKTKLKSEMGRLILANTITLTPGTLTVDVIDNTFYIHWLNSESTDPEEARQAIAGKFEPVLQEIFE
- a CDS encoding M28 family peptidase: MQDQLRRTVEALAAPGTRQVGSHGHELAKNYLIERLNSADLQPYAGDNYTLPYRVETTGYTNLAGVLPGRDRQSAPILLMAHYDTCGDQPGADDNAAAIATWLSVLQILKQKRLQRDVILLFPDAEEPPRFLTEHMGSVNFYEKQLQQSIHAGLVLDLVGHDVPLEGMEDLVFVFGAESHKSMADLLLDVKLPVGLRNIATLNRYVGDLSDHHVLRENKQPYLFFTCGRWEHYHQESDKPEHLNYAKMERIVQYLTNLIEQLDGREFGSAGFNHDPIEMELQLLNRAIGPYLEQAGIPMNNRGDVQRFVLGWAKQHQL